The following are encoded in a window of Bradyrhizobium guangdongense genomic DNA:
- a CDS encoding putative bifunctional diguanylate cyclase/phosphodiesterase, with protein sequence MPGRGSLRDGAAILADRLVKALAAPYDIDGHAIVIGCSIGVAVVPDHGTRIDEILRNADLALYKSKNAGRNCFNVYSPDLKVEADQRSLLEIELREAIWREEIEVFYQPVVELGTGRMVSVEALARWHHPTRGFVPPAEFIPIAEEAGLIVELGNLVLAKACRDAMKMPDEVKVAVNLSAVQFTKSNLVDVVKFALAESGLPECRLELEITESVFLADSAENLKTLRSLKALGVSIALDDFGVGYSALSYLTAFPFDKVKVDKAFMDRIDRPETRAVLGSIVQLVRTLNLAIVAEGVETQQQVDEMGALGIPLGQGYFFHRPVPLADIASPSSTAPKWQAVA encoded by the coding sequence ATGCCGGGCCGGGGCTCGCTCAGGGACGGCGCCGCCATCCTGGCGGACCGGCTCGTGAAGGCGCTTGCCGCCCCTTACGACATCGACGGCCATGCGATCGTGATCGGCTGCAGCATCGGCGTCGCAGTGGTGCCCGATCATGGGACGCGAATCGACGAAATTCTCCGCAATGCCGACCTGGCGCTGTACAAGTCGAAAAATGCAGGTCGCAATTGCTTCAATGTCTATTCGCCGGACTTGAAGGTCGAAGCCGACCAGCGCAGTCTCCTCGAGATCGAATTACGCGAGGCGATCTGGCGAGAGGAGATCGAGGTCTTCTATCAGCCGGTGGTCGAACTCGGCACTGGCCGAATGGTTTCTGTCGAAGCGCTCGCCCGCTGGCACCACCCGACCCGGGGCTTCGTCCCGCCGGCGGAATTCATTCCGATCGCCGAGGAGGCCGGGCTGATCGTCGAGCTCGGAAATCTGGTCCTGGCGAAGGCGTGCCGTGACGCCATGAAAATGCCTGACGAAGTCAAGGTGGCCGTCAATCTGTCGGCCGTCCAGTTCACCAAGAGCAACCTCGTCGACGTCGTGAAGTTCGCGCTCGCCGAGAGCGGGCTTCCCGAATGTCGGCTGGAGCTGGAAATCACGGAGAGCGTGTTCCTGGCCGACAGCGCCGAAAATCTCAAGACGCTCCGGAGTCTGAAGGCTCTCGGCGTGTCAATCGCACTTGACGATTTCGGCGTCGGCTATTCGGCGCTGTCATACCTGACCGCCTTTCCGTTCGACAAGGTCAAGGTCGACAAGGCGTTCATGGATCGGATCGACCGGCCGGAGACGCGCGCGGTGTTGGGATCGATTGTTCAGCTCGTGCGGACGCTCAATCTCGCGATCGTCGCCGAAGGAGTAGAGACCCAGCAGCAGGTCGATGAAATGGGCGCGCTCGGCATTCCCCTCGGCCAGGGCTATTTCTTTCACAGGCCTGTGCCCCTCGCCGATATCGCCTCGCCATCGTCGACCGCACCCAAGTGGCAGGCAGTCGCCTAG
- a CDS encoding AMP-dependent synthetase/ligase, protein MADQIPQPRPGTLAQVTTLPELLRWRVGATPAAEAYRHFDASVGRWISQSWQEINAEFEIWRWALAAEGFAPGERVAILMPNGTAHIAMDQAALSRGLVPVPMHAVDNPDSIAYILADSGAQFLFVDTLQRWQAIVAAGQPLDHLRRVICADTSGRATPDARVIALDRWLAAAPGATAPMADVTVKPDDLAAIVYTSGTTGRPKGVMLSHRNVVANVKAIAQRIAAAPDDVFLSFLPLSHTFERTGGYYYPIAAGACVAYARSVPLLSEDLRHVRPTVLVSVPRIYERISALIMQHRAAAGAVERALLDLTLTVGNRRFDARQGRGRLSPLDRLIWPLLKRLVADKVLAQLGGRLRVAVSGGAPIAEPVIRLFLALGLDILQGYGMTETSPVVSVNTIEDNDPRSVGHVLDGVEVRLGENDELLVRGPSVMLGYWNKPDETRRVKEADGWLHTGDQARIENGRITITGRLKDILVTSTGEKTAPVDLETAILADPLFEQALVIGEQRPFLAALVVLNAKAWVQEKERLAAAGEQGGAAERAALLARIAAAVKAYPSYATPRAVWWTLDPWTIGAGLLTPTLKNKRPALERRFAAEIEQIYAKKPPSVHEARGG, encoded by the coding sequence ATGGCAGATCAGATTCCGCAACCCAGGCCCGGCACGCTCGCCCAAGTGACGACACTGCCGGAGCTCCTGCGCTGGCGCGTCGGCGCAACGCCCGCGGCGGAAGCCTATCGGCATTTCGACGCCTCGGTCGGACGCTGGATCAGTCAGTCCTGGCAGGAGATCAACGCGGAATTCGAGATCTGGCGATGGGCGCTCGCTGCCGAAGGCTTCGCGCCCGGCGAGCGCGTCGCGATCCTGATGCCGAACGGCACGGCGCATATCGCGATGGACCAGGCGGCGCTGTCGCGCGGTCTCGTGCCGGTGCCAATGCATGCGGTCGACAACCCCGACAGCATCGCCTACATCCTTGCCGATTCCGGCGCCCAGTTCTTATTCGTCGATACCTTGCAGCGATGGCAAGCAATTGTAGCGGCCGGCCAGCCGCTCGACCATCTCAGACGCGTCATCTGCGCGGATACGAGCGGACGAGCAACACCGGACGCGCGCGTCATCGCGCTCGATCGCTGGCTCGCCGCCGCGCCCGGCGCGACCGCGCCGATGGCGGATGTCACGGTGAAGCCGGACGATCTCGCCGCCATCGTCTACACCTCAGGCACGACCGGCCGGCCGAAGGGCGTGATGCTGTCGCATCGCAACGTTGTCGCCAATGTGAAGGCGATCGCGCAGCGCATCGCGGCAGCACCGGATGACGTCTTTCTGTCTTTTCTGCCGCTCTCGCACACGTTCGAGCGCACCGGCGGCTACTACTATCCGATCGCGGCGGGCGCCTGCGTGGCCTATGCGCGCTCGGTGCCGCTGTTGTCGGAAGACTTGAGACATGTTCGGCCGACGGTGCTGGTTTCGGTGCCGCGGATTTACGAGCGCATCTCGGCGCTGATCATGCAGCATCGCGCCGCAGCCGGAGCTGTCGAGCGCGCGCTGCTCGATCTCACGCTCACCGTAGGTAACAGGCGTTTCGACGCGCGGCAGGGCCGCGGTAGGCTGTCGCCGCTCGATCGGCTGATCTGGCCGCTGCTGAAGCGGCTCGTCGCCGACAAGGTGCTGGCACAGCTCGGCGGCCGGCTGCGGGTCGCGGTCTCCGGGGGCGCCCCGATCGCAGAGCCGGTCATCCGCCTGTTTCTCGCACTTGGGCTCGACATCCTCCAGGGTTACGGCATGACCGAGACTTCGCCGGTGGTCTCCGTCAACACCATCGAGGACAACGATCCGCGTTCGGTCGGTCACGTCCTTGACGGCGTCGAGGTCAGGCTGGGCGAGAACGATGAGCTGCTCGTCCGCGGGCCGAGCGTGATGCTGGGGTACTGGAACAAGCCGGACGAGACACGGCGCGTGAAGGAGGCCGACGGCTGGCTGCACACCGGCGATCAGGCGCGGATCGAGAACGGCCGTATCACCATCACCGGTCGCCTCAAGGACATTCTGGTCACCTCGACGGGCGAGAAAACCGCGCCGGTGGATCTGGAGACCGCGATCCTGGCGGATCCCCTGTTCGAGCAGGCGCTGGTGATCGGCGAGCAGCGCCCCTTCCTCGCTGCGCTTGTCGTGCTCAACGCCAAAGCCTGGGTACAGGAGAAAGAGCGGCTCGCAGCCGCCGGCGAGCAAGGCGGTGCGGCGGAGCGCGCCGCTCTGCTCGCAAGAATCGCAGCGGCCGTGAAGGCCTATCCGTCCTACGCGACGCCACGCGCGGTCTGGTGGACGCTGGACCCCTG